In a genomic window of Alcanivorax sp.:
- a CDS encoding metal-dependent hydrolase — translation MNANVPINQDKKRKGLTGTVRNAVSKTPKGMVPQIRRPKFEFAENDLPRYWWDNHPVKTLLLAAMSAGFPPGERFFIDSVRHYEKQITDPELKKAIKGFIGQEAHHSREHEMLNGFLQERGVDLARLEKEVLGFMNWMRKNLSPERQLAHTVAVEHFTAIMSEEFLLKYDALDEMDPRMAPVWAWHAIEESEHKAVAFDVYKAVGGSEFARVTEMMRVSMLFPVLTSVHLIQLMKADGQLSNVKAWVSALNYMWGKPGIFRRLLPAYVKFYSPKFHPWNHDARDLVENAKKKWLGDWG, via the coding sequence ATGAATGCTAATGTTCCCATTAATCAGGATAAGAAACGCAAAGGGCTCACCGGTACCGTACGCAACGCCGTCAGCAAGACCCCCAAGGGCATGGTCCCGCAAATCCGTCGCCCCAAATTCGAATTCGCCGAGAATGACCTGCCTCGTTACTGGTGGGACAACCACCCGGTGAAGACGCTACTGCTGGCTGCCATGTCCGCTGGCTTCCCGCCTGGCGAGCGTTTCTTCATCGATTCCGTGCGCCACTACGAAAAGCAGATCACCGATCCGGAACTGAAAAAAGCCATCAAGGGGTTTATCGGCCAGGAAGCGCACCACTCCCGCGAGCACGAAATGCTGAACGGTTTCCTGCAGGAGCGCGGCGTCGACCTGGCGCGCCTGGAGAAAGAAGTCCTCGGCTTTATGAACTGGATGCGTAAAAACTTGAGCCCGGAACGTCAACTCGCCCATACCGTCGCAGTGGAACATTTCACCGCGATAATGTCCGAGGAATTTCTCCTCAAGTACGACGCACTGGACGAGATGGACCCGCGCATGGCACCGGTCTGGGCCTGGCACGCCATTGAGGAATCCGAGCACAAGGCCGTAGCCTTTGACGTCTACAAAGCCGTCGGAGGCAGTGAATTTGCTCGGGTGACCGAGATGATGCGAGTCAGCATGCTATTTCCGGTGTTGACCAGCGTGCATCTGATACAACTGATGAAGGCCGACGGCCAGCTCAGCAATGTGAAGGCATGGGTCAGCGCACTCAACTACATGTGGGGCAAACCCGGAATATTTCGCAGGCTGCTGCCCGCCTACGTCAAGTTCTACAGCCCGAAATTCCATCCGTGGAATCACGACGCCCGGGATCTGGTGGAGAACGCGAAGAAGAAATGGCTGGGTGACTGGGGCTGA
- a CDS encoding MBL fold metallo-hydrolase, producing MAFQVYQPLPFGITRIDTAMVHDELAACYLLEDAGECAIIETGTHNTVPIILSLLAEKGIDRRQVKYVIPTHVHLDHAGGVGGLMEALPEATLLIHPRGARHMIDPAKLKAGAMAVYGEKAFADIYGDVIPVPESRVRTMDDGDQAVVGGRTLQFIDTPGHARHHFCVHDPVSRGLFTGDTFGLSYPALTTPNGPFICPTTTPVQFDPPALKASIRKLLALAPQRIYLTHYGMVENPQPLGERLLTMVDDYVALAENVAPTSDTEALEKVLMTAMGEYLFRCAREHGCEMSDEQLQAVLGLDIQLNSQGLAVWLQSRSS from the coding sequence ATGGCCTTTCAGGTCTATCAGCCACTGCCGTTTGGCATTACCCGTATCGATACCGCCATGGTTCACGACGAGCTGGCGGCCTGTTATCTGCTGGAAGACGCCGGCGAATGCGCCATCATCGAGACCGGCACCCACAACACGGTCCCCATCATCCTGTCTCTGCTGGCGGAAAAGGGGATTGATCGGCGGCAGGTGAAATACGTGATTCCCACCCATGTGCATCTGGATCATGCCGGGGGTGTGGGTGGCTTGATGGAAGCGTTACCCGAGGCCACCTTGTTGATCCACCCCCGTGGCGCCCGCCACATGATCGACCCGGCTAAACTCAAGGCCGGGGCCATGGCTGTCTATGGGGAGAAAGCGTTCGCGGATATCTATGGGGATGTGATCCCGGTGCCGGAAAGCCGGGTGCGGACCATGGATGACGGGGACCAGGCCGTGGTGGGCGGGCGCACCCTGCAGTTTATCGATACACCGGGGCATGCCCGGCACCACTTCTGCGTCCACGACCCGGTATCCCGGGGGCTGTTCACCGGCGATACCTTTGGGCTTTCCTATCCTGCCCTGACCACCCCGAACGGGCCCTTTATCTGCCCGACCACCACTCCGGTGCAGTTCGATCCGCCGGCGCTGAAAGCCTCCATCCGCAAGCTGCTGGCCCTTGCGCCCCAGCGTATTTACCTAACCCATTACGGCATGGTGGAAAACCCGCAACCCCTGGGCGAGCGACTGCTGACCATGGTGGACGACTATGTGGCCCTGGCGGAAAACGTGGCACCAACCAGCGACACTGAGGCGCTGGAAAAAGTACTAATGACTGCCATGGGTGAGTATCTGTTTCGCTGTGCCCGTGAACATGGCTGTGAGATGTCCGACGAGCAGCTGCAGGCGGTGCTGGGGCTGGATATCCAGCTCAACAGCCAGGGCCTGGCGGTGTGGTTGCAGTCCCGTTCCTCTTAG
- a CDS encoding nucleoside deaminase, giving the protein MEPIHNHQNLIQTVLDLAEDNVRQGQGGPFAALVVKDGVIIGQGCNRVTDQRDPTAHAEMEAIRDACHHLGSHQLHGCVIYSSCEPCPMCLGAIYWARPDKLFYLNSQADAARIGFDDQFIYQELARPVAQRQLTTKQLDHPRRLAAFELWQTSEDRQDY; this is encoded by the coding sequence ATGGAACCGATCCATAATCATCAGAACCTGATCCAGACTGTTCTCGACCTGGCTGAGGACAATGTACGCCAGGGCCAGGGCGGGCCTTTTGCCGCCCTGGTGGTGAAAGACGGCGTCATTATCGGCCAGGGCTGTAACCGGGTGACGGACCAGCGTGACCCCACCGCCCACGCGGAGATGGAAGCCATCCGTGACGCCTGCCACCACCTCGGTAGCCACCAGCTCCATGGCTGTGTGATCTACAGTAGTTGCGAGCCCTGCCCCATGTGCCTGGGTGCCATCTACTGGGCCAGACCCGACAAGCTGTTCTATCTCAACAGCCAGGCCGATGCGGCCCGTATCGGTTTTGATGACCAGTTTATCTACCAGGAACTGGCCCGACCTGTCGCGCAGCGCCAGCTGACCACCAAACAACTTGATCACCCGCGCCGGCTAGCCGCCTTCGAGTTATGGCAAACCAGTGAGGACCGGCAGGACTACTAG
- a CDS encoding MAPEG family protein: protein MTGMTALLIYIVWTLILALSYATYRLPLVLTGKKTASHWERGKPVDDPAILVRAKAAHLNCLENLPLFAALVLVAAATGQSETVNAVAGFIVAARIGQSLVHLIGTSFPLVFIRASLFLAQVALMLYLAFALM from the coding sequence ATGACCGGAATGACTGCACTGCTGATTTACATCGTCTGGACGCTGATTCTGGCGCTCAGTTACGCCACCTACCGGTTACCGCTGGTGCTCACCGGCAAGAAGACAGCCAGCCACTGGGAGCGAGGCAAACCGGTTGATGACCCAGCTATTCTGGTCCGCGCCAAGGCTGCCCATCTGAATTGCCTGGAAAACCTGCCGCTATTTGCGGCCCTGGTGCTGGTCGCGGCGGCCACGGGGCAGAGCGAGACCGTGAATGCGGTAGCGGGCTTTATTGTGGCGGCACGCATCGGGCAAAGCCTGGTCCACCTGATCGGCACCAGTTTTCCCCTGGTATTCATCCGCGCCAGCCTGTTTCTCGCCCAGGTAGCCCTGATGCTGTATCTGGCCTTCGCGTTGATGTAA
- the yghU gene encoding glutathione-dependent disulfide-bond oxidoreductase, translated as MSDDTYTPPRVWKWDQANGGAFANINRPIAGPTHDKALQVGKHPLQLYSLATPNGVKVTVMLEELLEKGHKDAEYDAWLINIQNGDQFGSGFVEVNPNSKIPALMDHSVTPPRRVFESGNILLYLAEKFAEFLPAEPGKRTETLNWLFWQMGSAPLLGGGFGHFYAYAPEKYEYPINRYTMEIKRQLDVLDRQLAENDYIAGDEYTIADMAIWPWYGALVTNKVYEAAEFIEAHTYKNVLRWTEQIGERPAVKRGRKVNRAWGDPSSQLWERHDASDFELRTLDKLQGEQ; from the coding sequence ATGTCCGATGACACCTACACCCCACCCCGCGTCTGGAAGTGGGACCAGGCCAATGGCGGTGCTTTCGCCAATATCAACCGCCCCATCGCCGGCCCCACCCATGACAAGGCCCTGCAAGTGGGCAAGCATCCTTTGCAGCTTTACTCCCTGGCCACCCCTAACGGGGTAAAGGTCACAGTGATGCTGGAAGAGTTGCTTGAGAAGGGCCACAAGGATGCGGAGTACGATGCCTGGCTGATCAATATTCAGAATGGCGACCAGTTCGGCAGTGGCTTTGTGGAGGTGAACCCCAACTCCAAGATCCCCGCGTTGATGGACCACAGCGTTACCCCGCCACGCCGGGTATTCGAGTCCGGCAACATCCTGCTTTATCTGGCAGAAAAATTTGCTGAATTCCTGCCCGCGGAACCAGGCAAACGTACCGAAACGCTCAATTGGTTGTTCTGGCAAATGGGCAGTGCGCCACTGCTGGGGGGCGGCTTTGGTCATTTTTATGCCTACGCCCCGGAAAAGTACGAGTACCCGATCAATCGCTACACCATGGAGATCAAGCGGCAGCTGGATGTGCTGGATCGTCAGCTGGCAGAAAACGACTATATCGCCGGTGATGAATACACCATTGCCGATATGGCCATCTGGCCCTGGTATGGTGCGCTGGTGACCAACAAGGTCTATGAAGCGGCGGAATTTATCGAAGCCCACACCTACAAGAATGTGCTGCGCTGGACCGAGCAGATCGGCGAACGACCGGCAGTGAAACGCGGCCGTAAAGTGAACCGCGCCTGGGGCGACCCTTCCAGCCAGTTGTGGGAACGCCATGATGCCAGCGATTTCGAGCTGCGCACCCTGGACAAGCTGCAAGGTGAGCAATAG
- a CDS encoding ABC transporter ATP-binding protein/permease produces the protein MRGMSQDVTPKPIDWSVLKTLFPYLLEFRTRIALAVVCLVLAKLASVGLPFILKHIVDGLDAKDVSQLITLPLGLLLAYGVVRFSNVLFGELRDTLFGRVTERAMRRIGLKVFRHLHALDLDFHLNRRTGGLSRDIERGTNGISFLLRFMVFNILPTLLEIGMVIGLLLWNYDVWFALIVAVSVAAYVAFSVFATEWRLAFIREANQAESSSSTRAIDSLLNYETVKYFTNEEFEARNYDENLERWELARGKNRLSLFALNAGQSLIIAAAMTAAMVLAAVQVTDKVMTLGDFVLINAFMMQVFMPLNFLGFVYREMKGAMTNIENMFAVLDVQPGVVDREGASELTVGDGEIRFDDVHFGYGDTREIIRGVSFTVPPKQKVAIVGSSGAGKSTLFKLLFRFYDVNRGDITIDGQSIRQVSQTSLRRQIGVVPQDTVLFNTSIFENVRYGRIDASDEEVREAIRLAYLSDFVASLPKGENTMVGERGLKLSGGEKQRVSIARALLKHPPIMVFDEATSSLDSHSEKIILKAIREISHQQTTLVIAHRLSTIMDADRIIVLDNGQVAEQGSHGELLARGGLYAHLWEVQQHESGISR, from the coding sequence ATGCGCGGTATGAGCCAGGACGTCACCCCCAAACCTATCGACTGGTCCGTGCTGAAAACCCTGTTTCCCTATCTGCTGGAATTCCGTACCCGTATTGCCCTGGCGGTGGTTTGCCTGGTGCTGGCCAAGCTGGCCAGCGTGGGGTTGCCGTTTATTCTCAAGCACATCGTCGACGGGCTGGACGCCAAGGATGTCAGTCAGTTGATCACCCTGCCGCTGGGTCTGTTGCTGGCCTACGGGGTGGTGCGTTTTTCCAATGTGCTGTTCGGTGAACTGCGCGACACCCTGTTCGGGCGCGTTACCGAGCGGGCCATGCGGCGGATAGGCCTGAAGGTGTTTCGGCATCTGCATGCCCTGGATCTGGATTTTCATCTCAACCGCCGTACCGGCGGGCTGTCCCGCGATATCGAGCGGGGCACTAATGGCATCAGTTTTCTGCTGCGTTTCATGGTGTTCAATATCCTGCCCACCCTGCTGGAAATCGGCATGGTGATCGGGCTCTTGCTGTGGAACTACGATGTCTGGTTCGCCTTGATCGTGGCGGTATCGGTGGCGGCCTATGTGGCCTTTTCCGTGTTCGCCACGGAATGGCGGCTGGCCTTTATCCGCGAGGCCAACCAGGCGGAATCCTCCAGCAGCACCCGTGCCATCGATAGCCTGCTCAACTATGAAACGGTGAAATATTTCACCAACGAGGAATTTGAAGCCCGTAACTACGACGAGAACCTGGAGCGCTGGGAGCTGGCCCGGGGAAAAAACCGTTTGTCACTGTTTGCCCTCAATGCGGGCCAGTCACTGATTATTGCCGCCGCCATGACAGCAGCCATGGTGCTGGCGGCGGTGCAGGTCACCGACAAGGTGATGACCCTGGGTGACTTCGTGCTGATCAATGCCTTCATGATGCAGGTGTTCATGCCGCTGAATTTTCTCGGTTTTGTTTACCGGGAAATGAAAGGCGCCATGACCAATATCGAAAACATGTTTGCGGTGTTGGACGTGCAGCCTGGTGTGGTGGATCGCGAAGGCGCCAGCGAGCTGACAGTGGGCGACGGTGAGATCCGCTTTGATGATGTGCACTTCGGGTATGGCGACACACGGGAAATTATTCGCGGCGTCAGCTTCACCGTGCCACCAAAACAGAAGGTGGCGATCGTGGGCAGTAGCGGGGCGGGAAAGTCCACCCTGTTCAAGCTGCTGTTCCGCTTCTATGACGTGAACAGGGGCGACATCACCATTGATGGTCAGTCGATTCGTCAGGTCAGCCAGACGTCCCTGCGCCGACAGATCGGCGTGGTGCCCCAGGATACGGTGTTGTTCAATACCAGCATCTTCGAGAATGTGCGCTACGGTCGTATTGATGCCAGCGACGAAGAGGTTCGCGAGGCCATTCGGCTGGCCTACCTGTCCGACTTCGTCGCCTCCCTGCCGAAGGGAGAGAACACCATGGTGGGCGAACGGGGACTGAAACTCTCCGGTGGTGAAAAGCAGCGGGTGTCCATCGCCAGGGCGTTGCTCAAGCATCCGCCGATCATGGTCTTCGACGAAGCCACCTCATCCCTGGACAGCCATTCGGAAAAAATCATTCTCAAGGCCATCCGCGAGATTTCCCACCAGCAGACCACCCTGGTGATCGCCCATCGCCTGTCCACCATCATGGATGCGGATCGCATCATTGTGCTGGACAACGGCCAGGTGGCGGAGCAGGGCAGTCATGGCGAGTTGCTGGCCCGGGGCGGCTTGTATGCGCACCTGTGGGAAGTCCAGCAGCACGAGAGTGGTATATCGCGTTAA
- a CDS encoding integrase arm-type DNA-binding domain-containing protein, with product MALTSADVRNAEPLKKDYKLRDDKGLYLLVETNGNRTWKFNYRFDGRSKVITLGPCPEVTLAFARQLRDEARELIADGTDPITRCEKREVFSPSVETFEAVARDWLERVYRFEVSEEQFRRTKRQMENYLISSIGKRVVSEVTPEDLKSLAAALGAEGHLDKGKRVLGIAKRVYTHARDTGVAGYQQTGALRRRLTGSGTEPEFLLSTREQLFNLASGVLGQWSRTTTTAALKLTVWLLARPSEIVNARWSDMDLDAGEWRIRRKSTDSPDGSKIITVPLPRQAVELLREIEPLTGRQEYIFPGTRDRKKHLGASTLTGALKKVTRTTPVSTDNLRTLAATALGELGYQAEQIQSQLLSQTGDEQTDRQAYLEKRREMLQAWADYLDNTVIGKVTRR from the coding sequence ATGGCCCTGACTTCCGCGGACGTCCGCAACGCCGAACCTCTCAAGAAAGACTACAAACTCCGGGACGACAAGGGGCTTTACCTGCTGGTAGAGACCAATGGCAATCGTACCTGGAAATTCAACTACCGGTTCGATGGCCGCAGCAAGGTCATTACCCTGGGCCCCTGCCCGGAAGTCACCCTGGCCTTTGCCCGCCAGCTTCGTGACGAGGCCCGGGAGCTGATCGCCGACGGCACCGACCCGATTACCCGTTGTGAAAAGCGGGAAGTGTTCAGCCCCTCGGTGGAAACCTTCGAAGCGGTGGCGCGGGACTGGCTGGAACGGGTCTACCGGTTTGAAGTCTCTGAAGAACAGTTTCGCCGCACCAAACGGCAAATGGAAAACTACCTGATCTCCAGTATCGGCAAGCGGGTGGTCAGCGAAGTCACCCCGGAAGATCTGAAGTCCCTGGCTGCCGCCCTGGGTGCCGAGGGGCATCTGGACAAGGGCAAACGGGTACTGGGCATTGCCAAACGGGTCTACACCCATGCCCGCGATACCGGCGTGGCCGGCTACCAGCAGACCGGCGCCCTGCGCCGGCGCCTCACCGGCTCCGGCACCGAGCCGGAGTTCCTGCTTAGCACCCGCGAGCAACTCTTCAATCTGGCCAGCGGCGTGCTCGGCCAATGGAGTCGCACCACCACGACAGCGGCGCTCAAACTCACCGTCTGGTTGCTGGCCAGGCCCAGCGAGATCGTCAACGCGCGCTGGTCCGACATGGATCTGGATGCTGGAGAATGGCGCATCCGCCGTAAAAGCACCGATAGCCCGGACGGTAGCAAGATCATTACCGTACCCCTGCCCCGCCAGGCAGTGGAACTGCTGCGGGAAATAGAACCCCTTACCGGCCGCCAGGAATATATTTTCCCCGGCACCCGTGACCGCAAGAAGCATCTGGGCGCCAGCACCCTCACCGGCGCGCTGAAGAAAGTCACCCGCACTACACCCGTTTCCACCGACAACCTGCGCACCCTGGCCGCCACCGCCCTGGGCGAGCTGGGCTACCAGGCGGAACAGATCCAGTCACAACTGCTCAGCCAGACCGGCGACGAACAAACCGACCGCCAGGCCTACCTGGAAAAACGCCGGGAGATGTTGCAGGCCTGGGCGGACTATCTGGATAACACCGTGATCGGCAAGGTCACCCGCCGTTAA
- a CDS encoding protein adenylyltransferase SelO: protein MTRPFGFQFDNSYSHLPEDLFSRCPPQPVKAPQMLLFNRALAKELGLDGDGLDSPAGAALLAGNELIDGSDPIAQAYAGHQFGNLTMLGDGRAILLGEQITPDGARRDIQLKGGGRTVFSRGGDGRAALGPMLREYIISEAMHGLGIPTTRSLAVVSTGESVLRETALPGAILTRVAASHLRVGTFQYAAGRQNPALLEALVDYTLNRHYPEKNDGDNKALALLDAVMDSQIDLIVHWMRVGFIHGVLNTDNVTLSGESIDFGPCAFMDSFDPDTVFSSIDRQGRYAYGNQPTITQWNLSRFAETLLPLIDEDVDSAIEKATAVIKSFNERYSGKWLAMMKKKLGLFGDDPVDEKLITDLLEWMKTHQADYTNTFRDLTAKSFPKDRFYQDDDFINWHQRWQARLGRNRKPLKSSLCLMRNHNPAVIPRNHRVEAALVAAEQGNLSVTTALLKALNAPYEDRGLDNAYRQPPAPEERVCQTFCGT, encoded by the coding sequence ATGACCCGCCCCTTCGGTTTCCAGTTCGACAACAGCTACAGCCATTTGCCGGAAGACCTGTTTTCCCGCTGTCCACCACAGCCGGTGAAGGCACCGCAGATGCTGCTGTTCAACCGGGCCCTGGCCAAGGAACTGGGGCTGGACGGCGACGGGCTGGACAGCCCGGCAGGGGCAGCCCTCCTGGCGGGCAATGAGCTGATCGACGGCAGCGATCCCATCGCCCAGGCCTACGCTGGTCATCAATTCGGCAACCTGACCATGCTCGGCGATGGCCGCGCCATTCTGCTCGGCGAACAGATCACCCCGGATGGCGCGCGGCGGGATATCCAGCTCAAGGGCGGCGGTCGCACGGTATTTTCCCGGGGCGGTGATGGCCGTGCCGCGCTGGGCCCCATGCTGCGCGAGTACATCATCAGCGAAGCCATGCATGGCCTGGGCATCCCCACCACCCGCAGTCTGGCCGTGGTTAGCACCGGGGAATCCGTATTGCGCGAAACCGCCCTGCCCGGCGCCATTCTCACCCGGGTAGCCGCATCACACCTGCGGGTGGGCACCTTCCAATACGCCGCCGGCCGGCAGAATCCGGCGTTACTGGAAGCGTTGGTGGATTACACCCTGAACCGTCATTACCCGGAAAAAAATGACGGCGACAACAAGGCACTGGCCTTGCTGGATGCGGTGATGGACAGCCAGATTGATCTGATCGTGCACTGGATGCGGGTAGGCTTTATCCACGGCGTGCTCAATACCGACAACGTGACACTCAGTGGCGAAAGCATCGACTTCGGCCCCTGCGCCTTTATGGACAGCTTCGACCCGGACACGGTGTTCAGCTCCATCGACCGTCAGGGCCGCTACGCCTATGGCAATCAGCCCACCATCACCCAGTGGAACCTGAGCCGTTTCGCCGAGACCCTGCTGCCACTGATCGACGAGGACGTGGACAGCGCCATCGAGAAAGCCACCGCTGTGATCAAGTCTTTCAACGAACGCTACAGTGGAAAGTGGCTGGCAATGATGAAGAAAAAGCTGGGACTGTTCGGTGATGATCCGGTGGATGAAAAGCTGATTACCGATCTGCTGGAATGGATGAAAACCCATCAGGCGGATTACACCAATACCTTCCGTGATCTCACTGCCAAGTCTTTCCCAAAAGATCGTTTTTACCAGGATGACGACTTCATCAACTGGCACCAGCGCTGGCAGGCCCGACTGGGGCGGAACCGCAAGCCACTCAAATCGTCCCTGTGCCTGATGCGCAATCACAACCCGGCGGTGATCCCCCGCAACCATCGCGTAGAAGCAGCGCTGGTCGCAGCGGAACAGGGGAATCTCTCTGTTACCACGGCGCTACTGAAAGCGCTGAACGCCCCGTATGAGGACCGCGGCCTGGACAACGCCTATCGCCAGCCGCCAGCGCCAGAGGAACGGGTCTGCCAGACATTTTGCGGCACCTGA
- a CDS encoding AraC family transcriptional regulator yields MRFCPDRIIIIGDHMVHSELMEETDKLLANLPPWTRQPTQSATYPHAFVEAAVAAGASRQGVLESAALSQADLAGLEEPGGLVSLRSVIRIAAAVLVHTDDDSLGFACGQRMPLTAHGHLGYALMCADTPRQAIHILETYWHVRGRGALCTVHEETQRVFLELLPEVDSPARVQQMLFSAMLTSIFKGIEFLLPQAPITVEFWLQYDFSLRPGTDMASLPPVRLGMPRVGIALEGDLTILDAPLQTANPEGLRAALALCERESALSAAGSDVLRRVRTALVPGPDGYLSLEGLAQMLHMTPRTLRRRLQEQGYNYQQLLEDARRRDSAQLLRDPTLEIRRISEKLGYLNPANFTRAFKGWTGMSPREWRRQWENGG; encoded by the coding sequence GTGAGATTCTGCCCGGACAGAATAATTATCATTGGTGACCACATGGTGCACAGTGAGTTGATGGAGGAGACAGACAAGCTGCTGGCGAATCTGCCGCCCTGGACTCGTCAGCCCACCCAGTCAGCCACTTACCCGCATGCCTTCGTGGAAGCGGCGGTGGCGGCGGGTGCGTCACGCCAGGGGGTGCTGGAAAGCGCTGCGCTCTCCCAGGCGGATTTGGCGGGGCTGGAGGAACCGGGGGGGCTGGTGTCATTGCGGTCGGTGATTCGCATCGCCGCCGCAGTGCTGGTGCATACCGACGATGACTCCCTGGGTTTTGCCTGCGGGCAACGGATGCCGCTGACCGCCCATGGCCATCTGGGATATGCCCTGATGTGTGCCGACACGCCGCGCCAGGCGATACATATTCTCGAGACCTACTGGCATGTGCGTGGACGCGGTGCCCTGTGTACCGTCCATGAGGAAACGCAGCGCGTTTTTCTGGAGTTGTTGCCCGAAGTGGATTCGCCGGCCAGGGTGCAGCAGATGCTGTTCAGCGCCATGCTGACAAGCATTTTCAAGGGCATCGAATTCTTGTTACCCCAGGCACCGATCACGGTGGAGTTCTGGCTGCAGTATGACTTTTCCCTTCGCCCTGGCACTGACATGGCGTCCCTGCCACCGGTGCGGCTGGGAATGCCGCGGGTGGGGATTGCCCTGGAGGGCGATCTGACCATTCTGGATGCCCCTCTGCAAACAGCTAATCCGGAAGGCCTGCGCGCTGCGCTGGCTCTGTGCGAACGGGAAAGTGCGCTGTCGGCGGCGGGCAGTGATGTGCTGCGTCGTGTGCGTACTGCTCTGGTGCCGGGGCCTGACGGCTATCTATCACTGGAGGGGCTGGCTCAGATGCTGCACATGACACCGCGCACGCTACGGCGCCGGCTGCAGGAACAGGGTTATAACTATCAACAATTGCTGGAAGACGCCCGCCGTCGTGACAGTGCCCAGCTGCTGCGTGATCCGACACTGGAGATCCGCCGTATCAGTGAAAAGCTGGGATATCTGAACCCGGCCAATTTTACCCGTGCCTTCAAGGGCTGGACGGGTATGTCGCCCCGGGAGTGGCGGCGGCAATGGGAAAATGGCGGGTAG